The following are encoded in a window of Strigops habroptila isolate Jane chromosome 9, bStrHab1.2.pri, whole genome shotgun sequence genomic DNA:
- the SLITRK2 gene encoding SLIT and NTRK-like protein 2 codes for MLKGVWLLSLLTVAGISQTESRKPAKDICSKSRCPCEEKENVLNINCENKGFTTVSLLLPPPSKIYQLFLNGNALTRLFPNEFVNYSNAVTLHLGNNDMQEIRTGAFSGLRTLKRLHLNNNKLEVLKEDTFLGLESLEYLQADYNYISAIEAGAFSKLNKLKVLILNDNLLLSLPSNVFRFVLLTHLDLRGNRLKMMPFAGVLEHIGGIMEIQLEENPWNCTCDLLPLKAWLDTITVFVGEIVCETPFRLHGKDVTQLTRQDLCPRKSSTDSNQRDKHPVLSDPHISRLSPTANSAINPTRAPKASRPPKMRNRPTPRVTVSKDRQIFGPIMVYQTKSPVPITCPAGCICTSQSSDNGLNVNCQEKKISNISDLHPRPTSPKKLYLTSNYLQVIYRTDLIEYSSLDLLHLGNNRIAVIQEGAFTNLTSLRRLYLNGNYLEILYPSMFDGLHSLQYLYLEYNVIKEILPRTFDALSNLHLLFLNNNLLRSLPDNVFGGTSLTRLNLRNNHFSHMPVRGVLDQLSALIQIDLQENPWDCTCDILGLRNWIEQVTDENNQQSNPPVVINEVICESPTKHSGEHLKFLSKEAICPENPNLSDSSLLSMNQNTDTPHLLGISPSSYPEIHTEVPLSVLILGLLVVFILSVCFGAGLFVFVLKRRKGVQSMPSSANNLDISSFQLQYGSYNTETHDKTEGHVYNYIPPPVGQMCQNPIYMQKEGDPVAYYRNLHEFSYSNLDHKKEDPTSLAFTISAAELLEKQSSPREPELLYQNIAERVKELPTGGLVHYNFCTLPKRQFAPSYESRRQNQDRINKTVLYGTPRKYFAEQSKPEHPLLQGKLQTEPDYLEVLEKQTAISQL; via the coding sequence ATGCTGAAGGGTGTTTGGTTGCTCAGCTTGTTAACAGTGGCTGGGATCTCGCAGACAGAGAGTCGCAAACCTGCCAAAGACATTTGCAGCAAGAGCCGCTGCCCTTGTGAGGAGAAGGAGAACGTGCTGAACATTAATTGTGAAAACAAAGGATTTACAACCGTCAGCCTCCTCCTGCCGCCACCATCCAAGATCTACCAGCTGTTTCTCAATGGGAACGCGCTGACCCGCCTGTTCCCCAATGAGTTCGTCAACTACTCCAACGCTGTGACCCTCCACTTGGGCAACAACGACATGCAGGAGATCCGCACAGGGGCCTTCAGCGGCCTCCGCACCCTGAAGAGGCTGCACCTCAATAACAACAAGCTGGAAGTGCTGAAGGAGGATACGTTCCTGGGCTTGGAGAGTCTGGAGTACCTGCAGGCTGATTACAATTACATCAGTGCCATTGAGGCGGGGGCCTTCAGTAAGCTGAACAAGCTCAAGGTGCTGATTCTCAATGACAACCTCTtgctgtccctgcccagcaATGTCTTCCGCTTTGTACTCCTCACTCACCTGGACCTGCGGGGGAACCGGCTGAAGATGATGCCTTTTGCTGGTGTGCTGGAGCACATTGGAGGCATCATGGAAATCCAGCTGGAGGAAAACCCTTGGAACTGCACCTGCGACTTGCTGCCACTGAAGGCCTGGCTAGACACCATCACTGTGTTCGTGGGTGAGATAGTCTGTGAAACCCCCTTCAGGCTTCATGGGAAAGATGTGACCCAGCTCACAAGGCAAGATCTCTGCCCTAGGAAGAGCTCCACTGATTCAAACCAGAGGGACAAGCACCCTGTCCTCTCAGACCCACACATCTCGAGGCTATCCCCCACAGCCAACTCCGCCATCAATCCCACCAGAGCCCCAAAAGCCAGCCGGCCACCCAAAATGAGAAACCGCCCCACACCCCGTGTCACTGTCtcaaaagacagacaaatatTTGGACCTATCATGGTTTACCAGACAAAGTCTCCTGTGCCCATCACCTGCCCAGCTGGTTGCATCTGTACTTCACAGAGCTCAGACAACGGCTTAAATGTGAACTgccaagagaaaaagataaGCAACATCTCTGATCTCCACCCTAGGCCAACCAGTCCAAAGAAACTTTACCTTACCAGTAACTATCTGCAAGTCATTTATAGAACCGATCTCATAGAATACAGCTCTCTGGATTTGTTACACCTAGGAAATAACAGAATTGCAGTGATACAAGAAGGTGCCTTTACAAACCTCACAAGTTTACGTAGACTTTATCTTAATGGCAACTACCTTGAGATTCTGTACCCATCTATGTTCGACGGGCTGCACAGCCTGCAATATCTCTACCTAGAGTACAATGTCATTAAGGAGATCCTACCACGCACCTTTGATGCTCTGAGTAATCTTCATCTGTTATTTCTCAATAATAACCTGCTCAGATCCTTGCCTGACAACGTCTTTGGTGGCACTTCCCTCACTAGACTCAACCTTAGAAACAACCATTTCTCACACATGCCTGTGCGAGGAGTCTTGGATCAGCTCTCAGCTCTAATTCAGATAGACCTCCAGGAGAACCCTTGGGACTGCACATGTGACATCCTGGGGCTGAGGAACTGGATAGAGCAAGTCACTGACGAGAACAACCAGCAGTCAAATCCCCCCGTAGTTATCAATGAAGTCATATGTGAATCTCCCACCAAGCACTCTGGAGAGCATCTGAAATTCCTGAGCAAAGAAGCCATCTGCCCAGAGAACCCCAATTTGTCAGATTCTTCTCTCCTGTCCATGAACCAGAACACAGATACACCTCATCTCCTTGGTATCTCGCCCAGCTCCTACCCAGAAATACACACTGAAGTTCCACTGTCTGTCTTAATTTTAGGCTTGCTGGTTGTGTTCATTTTGTCAGTCTGTTTTGGGGCAGGCCTGTTTGTCTTTGTCCTTAAGCGCCGGAAGGGGGTGCAAAGCATGCCCAGCAGCGCCAACAACTTAGATATAAGCTCATTTCAGCTCCAGTATGGGTCTTACAACACTGAAACCCACGATAAAACTGAAGGACATGTTTATAACTACATTCCCCCTCCTGTTGGACAGATGTGCCAAAATCCAATCTACATGCAAAAGGAAGGGGATCCAGTTGCCTATTACAGGAATCTCCATGAGTTCAGCTACAGCAATCTTGACCACAAAAAGGAAGACCCCACCAGTCTTGCATTTACAATCAGTGCAGCTGAATTGCTGGAAAAGCAATCCTCACCAAGGGAACCAGAGCTTCTGTATCAAAACATTGCAGAAAGGGTCAAGGAACTCCCCACTGGAGGATTAGTTCATTATAATTTTTGCACCTTACCCAAAAGGCAGTTTGCCCCTTCATATGAATCAAGAcgccaaaaccaggacaggataaataaaactgttttgtaTGGAACTCCcaggaaatattttgcagaacagTCTAAACCCGAGCATCCTTTACTCCAAGGAAAGCTACAAACAGAACCAGACTACCTCGAAgttctggaaaaacaaactgcaatCAGTCAGCTGTGA